The Burkholderia cepacia genomic interval GATGAGCGGCTATCTCGGCGACGTGCTGTTCTGGCTCGTGATCCTGATGTTCCTGCCGGCGATCCTCGCGTCGTTCGCGCTGTCGGGGCTGCTGTCTCCCGTGCAGGGGATGGTCGACAAGCTGCTCGCGATCGTGCCGAACCTGTTCGCGGCCGCGGTGATCGGCATCGTCGGCTGGATCGTCGCGCGCGTGCTGCGCGGCCTCGTGACGAACCTGCTCGTCGCCGCCGGCGCCGACCGCCTCACGCAGCGTCTCGACAGCCCGACGCCCGTGCGCGTGTCGAGCCTGATCGGCACGGTCGTCTACGTGTTCGTGTTCGTGCCGACGCTGATCTCCGCGCTCGACGCGCTGAAGATCGACGCGATCTCGGTGCCGGCCACCAACATGCTGAACCAGTTCCTCGGCGCGGTGCCGGACATCGTCGCGGCGATCGTGATCGTGCTGGTGACGTTCTACTTCGCGCGCTTCGTCGCGTCGCTCGCGCAGAAGCTGCTGGAAGCCGCGGGCGCCGACGGGCTCCCGGCCGTGCTCGGCGTCGAGCGCGTGTTCTCGGGGATCCTGCAGCCGTCGGTGCTGGTGGCGCGGCTGATCGTGTTCTTCGCGATGCTGTTCGCATCGGTCGAAGCGGCGAACCGGCTCGGCTTCTCGCAGGTGCGCGACGTCGTCACGCTGTTCATCGAATTCGGCGGCCATGTGCTGATGGGCGGCGTGATCCTCGTGATCGGCGTGTGGCTCGCGGGCCTCGCGCGCCGCGTGATCGAGCAGGCCGACCGCGAGCACAGCGTGCTGTTCGCGCGCATCGCGCAATTCGCGATCCTCGGCCTCGTGTTCGCGATGGGGCTGCGCGCGATGGGCATCGCCAACGAGATCGTGCAGCTCGCGTTCGGCCTCGTGCTCGGTGCGATCGCGGTGGCGGTCGCGCTGTCGTTCGGCCTCGGCGGCCGCGAAGCGGCCGGCAAGCTGCTCGACCGCTGGTTCAACCAGCGCGGCGGCGAGTAAGTGGCAAATGAGCGGCAAACAGGCGGCGGGCCGCGCTGACGTTTTGCTTACGGAAACGACCGCGCGGACCTTTGCCGAATTTCGATAACACGTCGTTTAATGACTCTCTAGCATCGATTCTCAGTCGTGCAGACCAGCCCGGCGGACGCGCCCTCGCGGCGCGCCGCCGGACGGACACGCGGTCTGGCGCCCTTGAGGAGAAACCGATGAAAGCAGAGTCGAATGGCCGGCCCGCAGCCGGCGCCAAGTCGTCCGGGCAGCCCGCGCTGCAGCAGACGCTCGGGACCTGGCAACTGTGGGGCATCGCGGTCGGCCTCGTGATCTCCGGCGAATACTTCGGCTGGAGTTACGGCTGGGCGAGCGCCGGCACGCTGGGCTTCGTCGTCACCGCGCTGTTCGTCGCGGCGATGTACACGACCTTCATCTTCAGTTTCACCGAGCTGACGACGTCGATCCCGCACGCGGGTGGCCCGTTCGCGTATGCGCGCCGCGCGTTCGGCCCGACCGGCGGTTATCTCGCCGGCGCGGCGACGCTCGTCGAATTCGTGTTCGCGCCGCCCGCGATCGCACTCGCGATCGGCGCGTACCTGCACGTGCAGTTCCCGGGGCTCGAGCCCAAGCATGCGGCGATGGGCGCGTATCTCGTGTTCATGGCGCTGAACATCGTCGGCGTGCAGATCGCGGCGACCTTCGAGCTGGTCGTCACGCTGCTCGCGATCTTCGAGCTGCTGGTGTTCATGGGCGTCGTGTCGCCGGGCTTCGCGTGGAGCAACTTCATGAAGGGCGGCTGGTCGGGCGCCGATCATTTCAGCGTCGGCGCATTCCACGGGATGTTCGCGGCGATCCCGTTCGCGATCTGGTTCTTCCTCGCGATCGAAGGTGTCGCGATGGCCGCCGAGGAAGCGAAGAACCCGAAGCGCTCGATCCCGATCGCGTACGTGGCCGGGATCCTGACCCTCGTTGCACTCGCGATCGGCGTGATGGTGTTCGCCGGCGGCGCGGGCGACTGGACCAAGCTCGCGAACATCAACGACCCGCTGCCGCAGGCGATGAAGTACATCGTCGGCGCGAACAGCGGCTGGATGCACATGCTCGTGTGGCTCGGGCTGTTCGGGCTCGTCGCGTCGTTCCACGGGATCATCCTCGGTTATTCGCGCCAGATCTTCGCGCTGGCCCGCGAAGGCTACCTGCCGGAGTGGCTCGGCAAGGTGCATCCGCGCTTCAAGACTCCGCACCGCGCGATTCTCGCGGGCGGCGTGGTCGGCATCGCGGCGATCTACAGCGACGAGCTGATCCAGTTCGGCGGGCAGACGCTGACCGCGAATATCGTGACGATGTCGGTATTCGGCGCGATCGTGATGTATATCGTGAGCATGGCGTCGCTGTTCAAGCTGCGCCGCACGCAGCCGAACATGGCGCGGCCGTTCCGCGCGCCGCTGTACCCAATCTTCCCGGCCTTCGCGATCCTGGCGGCGCTCGTCTGCCTCGGTACCATGGTGTACTTCAACGGGCTGGTCGCGCTGGTGTTCGTCGGCTTCCTCGCGGTCGGCTACGCGTACTTCCTCGCGACGCGCTCGCAGCGTGCGAGTGCGCCCGGCGACGCGCTGCTGGAGGAATGAGCAGGTGAAGGTGAACGGCCGTTCCTGACGGCATCCGGCGCGCCCCGTCGAACGGGCGCGCCGTCGGCTTTTGGCAAGGCAAGGCAAGGAGACTCGCACGATGTCCTATACGGAGACGATCGGCCCGCGCACGTACCGTTTCGCGGACCTGAAGACGCTGCTCGCGAAGGCGAGCCCGCTGCGTTCCGGCGACCAGCTCGCCGGTGTCGCGGCGGCGAGCGAGGAGGAGCGCGTGGCCGCGAAGATCGCGCTCGCGGGCGTGCCGCTGAAGGCGTTCCTGAACGAAGCGGTGATCCCGTACGAAGACGACGAGGTCACGCGCCTCATCGTCGACGATCACGACGCGCTCGCGTTCGCGGAAATCTCGCATCTCACCGTCGGCGATTTCCGCAACTGGCTGCTGTCGCCCGCGGCCGACGGCGCGGCGCTCGAACGGATCGCGCCGGGCCTCACGCCCGAGATGGTCGCCGCCGTGTCGAAGCTGATGCGCAACCAGGACCTGATCGCGGCGGCGAGAAAGCGCCGCGTCGTCACGCGCTTTCGCAACACGGTCGGGCTGCCGGGCCGGATGTCGGTGCGGCTGCAGCCGAACCACCCGACCGACGACGTGAAGGGGATCGCCGCGTCGATGCTCGACGGGCTGATGTACGGCTGCGGGGACGCGATGATCGGCATCAACCCGGCCACCGACAGCCTCGCGGCGATCGTGAAGCTGCTCGCGATGATCGACGCGTTCCGCGAACGCTACGGCGTGCCGACGCAGTCGTGCGTGCTCACGCACGTGACCAACACGATCGCGGCGGTCGAGAAGGGCGCGCCGGTCGACCTGGTGTTCCAGTCGATCGCGGGCACCGAGAAGGCGAACGCGAGCTTCGGCATCTCGCTCGCGCTGCTCGGCGAGGCGCGCGACGCCGCGCTGTCGCTCGGGCGCGGCACCGTCGGCAACAATCTCATGTACTTCGAGACGGGCCAGGGCAGCGCGTTGTCGGCGAACGCGCACTTCGGCGTCGACCAGCAGACCTGCGAGGTGCGCGCGTATGCGGTGGCGCGCAAGTTCGAGCCGTTCCTCGTGAACACGGTGGTCGGCTTCATCGGCCCCGAATACCTGTACGACGGCAAGCAGATCATCCGCGCGGGGCTCGAGGATCACTTCTGCGGGAAGCTGCTCGGCGTGCCGATGGGCTGCGACATCTGCTACACGAACCACGCGGAAGCCGACCAGGACGACATGGACACGCTGCTGACGCTGCTGGGCGCGGCCGGCATCAACTTCATCATGGGGATTCCGGGCGCGGACGACGTGATGCTGAACTACCAGAGCACGTCGTTCCACGACCAGCTCTACGTGCGCGAGGTGCTCGGCCTGCGCCGCGCGCCGGAATTCGAGGAGTGGCTGGAGACGATGGAGATCGCCGACGCGCACGGTGCATTGCGCGCCGCGACGTCGCGCGTGCCGCTTCTGGCGGGCGCGAACGACTGGATGGGGATTTCGGCATGAGCGACGCCGTCGAAAAGAATCCGTGGGGCCAGCTGAAGTCGTTCACGAACGCGCGGATCGCGCTCGGCCGCGCGGGCAACAGCCTGCCGACCGCGCCGCTGCTGGCCTTCAACCTGTCGCACGCACAGGCGCGCGACGCGGTGCACCAGCCGCTCGACTCGGACGCGCTGCGGCGCGAGATCGAGGCGGCCGGCCTACTGCCGACGCTCGGCGTGCAGAGTGCCGCGCCGGACCGCGACCATTACCTGCGCCGGCCCGATCTCGGCCGCAAGCTGTCGGACGACAGCCGCGGGCTGCTCGCCGGTTACGGCGCGGCGCTCGACGACGCGCCCGACGTCGTGTTCGTGGTCGGCGACGGGCTCTCGGCGTTCGCGGCCGCGAAGCAGGCGCTGCCGCTGCTGCAGGCCGTGCGGCCGCGGCTCGACGCGGACGGCTGGCGGATCGGCCCGGTGGTGGTCGCGACGCAGGCGCGCGTCGCCCTCGGCGACGAGATCGGCGAGCTGCTGCGCGCGAAGGTCGTGGCGATGCTGATCGGCGAACGGCCGGGGCTCAGCTCGCCGGACAGCCTCGGCGTGTACCTGACGTGGGCGCCGAAGGTCGGTTGCCACGACGCGCTGCGCAACTGCATCTCGAACGTGCGGCCCGAAGGGCTGCCGTACGCGGCGGCCGCGCACAAGCTGCATTACCTGATGACGCATGCACGCAGGCTCCAGCTGACGGGCGTCGGGCTGAAGGACGACAGCGATGCGCTGTTGCCGCAGGCGGAAGCGGAGCGGATCGGGGCGGACTGAAAACGGGGCGCACGCGGGCCGCCGTCGCGCGGCCGGTACGCTTGCCGGTCGTGCGGCACGGGCGGCGGCTGTCGCGCGCCGGCTCCCCTGCTGGCTCTCGTGCTACCTGAACAGCCGCTCGCACAGAAAATCGACGAACACGCGCAGCTTCGGCGACAACTGCCGGCTCGACGGCCACACGATCGAGAATTGCCCCGGCGCGATCCGGTAGTCGTCGAGCACGGTGACGAGTGCGCCGTGTTCGAGCGCGTCGCGCGCGAGGAAGTCGGGCATGTAGCCGATGCCGAGCCCCGCGAGCACGGTGCCGCGCAGGGCTTCCATGTTGTTGCAGGTCAGCGCGGTGCGCAGCTTCAGCGGCGTGCCGTCGGCGGCCGCGAGCGCCCAGTCCTGCAGCTTGCCGGTGGTCGGGAAGCAGTAGCGCACGCATTCGTGCGCTTCGAGATCGCGCGGCGTGCGCGGCGTGCCGGCCCGCGCGAGATACGCGGGCGTCGCGCACAGCACGAACGCAAACGGGCCGAGCCGCCGTGACATCAGGCTCGAATCCGACAGCGGGCCGCTGCGGATCGCCGCGTCGAAGCCGCCTTCGACGACATCCACCATCCGGTCGTTGAAATCGAGATCGAGCTCGACGTCCGGGTAGCGCTGCCGGAATTCGGGCAGCACCGGCAGCAGGAACCGGTAGCCGATCACCGGCAGGCTCACGCGCAGCCGGCCGCGCGGGCGCTGCGCCGACGCCGTCACGGTCGCTTCCGCGTCGCGGAAATCCTCGAGGATCCGCTGGCAACGTTCGTAGAAGTGCCGCCCCTCTTCGGTGAGGGTGACGCGGCGGGTCGTGCGGTTGAACAGGCGCACGCCCAGCGACTGTTCGAGTTTCGCGATCGTCTTGCCGACCGCCGACGCCGAGATGCCGAGCGCGCGGCCGGCCGCGACGAAGCTCAGCGCTTCGGCGGTGCGGACGAACGCGACGATGCCGTTCAGGTTGTTCATCGAGGTTCCGGATAGGGGCCAGGGCATTGAAATTCAGGAATTCTAGTCCGCTATATCCGGAATTCGGCGTGGTTTTTCGGCGATTGAATCCGAATTATCGTGTGTCGCTTCGACGGCGCAGGTGCGCCGGGTTTTCGAGGAGCGAGAGATGGACCACACGTTTTCCGCCGCGTCGGCGCACCGCCGCACGCTCGTGCTGGCCGCCGTCTGCATGGCCGCCGTCGCGCTGCCGCTGTCGTTTTCGGGCGGCGCGGTCGCGACGCCCGCGATCGGCCGCGACCTGCACGGCGGCACGGTCGCGATGAACTGGATCACCAATGCGTTCATGCTCGCGTTCGGCAGCTGCCTGATGGCGGCGGGCGCGCTGGCCGACCAATTCGGCCGCAAGCGCCTGTTCGCGAGCGGCGTCGGCGGCTTCACGCTGACGTCGGTCGCGCTCGCGTTCGCGCCGTCGATGCTCGCGGTCGACCTGCTGCGCGCCGCGCAGGGGCTCGCGGCGGCCGCGGCGCTCGCGGGCGGCACGGCCGCGCTCGCGCAGGAGTTCGACGGCGCGGCGCGCACGCGCGCATTCAGCCTGCTCGGCACGACCTTCGGTATCGGGCTCGCGTTCGGGCCCGTGCTGGCCGGCGCGCTGATCGGGCATTACGGCTGGCGCGCGATCTTCGTCACGAGCGCGGTGGCCGGCGGGCTGTCGCTCGGCTTCGGGCTGCCGCGCATGCACGAGTCGCGCGACCCGCATGCGACGGGGCTCGACTGGCCCGGCACGGCCGCATTTACCGCCGCGCTGACGCTGTTCACGTTCGGCGTGATCGAGGCTCCCGCACGCGGCTGGTCGAACGCGCTCGTGATCGCGCTGCTGGCCGGCGCGGCGCTCTTCGCGGCGGCGTTCGTGGCGATCGAGACGCGGGTCGCGCGGCCGATGCTCGACCTGTCGCTGTTCCGGATCGCGCGCTTCGTCGGCGTGCAGGTGCTGCCGGTGTCGACCTGCTGCTGCTACATCGTGCTGCTCGTCGTGCTGCCGCTGCGCTTCATCGGCATCGACGGCTTCAGCGAGATCGACGCCGGCTGGCTGATGCTCGCGATTTCCGCGCCGATGCTGGTCGTGCCGCTGGTCGCGGCGACGCTCACGCGCTGGCTGTCGGCCGGCGTGATCTCGGGGCTCGGGCTGCTGATCGCGGCGGCCGGGCTGGTGTGGCTGGACGTCGCGCTGCGCGGCGGCGCGGGGCCGGCGGCGATCGCGCCGATGCTCGCGATCGGCGTCGGGGCCGGCATGCCGTGGGGGCTGATGGACGGGCTGTCGGTGAGCGTCGTGCCGAAGGAGCGCGCGGGGATGGCGACGGGCATCTTCAGCACGACGCGCGTGGCCGGCGAAGGGATCGCGCTCGCGATCGTCGGCGCGGTGCTCGCGACGCTTGCGCAGGCGGGGCTGCGCGCGGGCGCAGCGGCGTCCGTGGCGGGGGCGACGCCCGATGCGATCGTCCGTGCGTCTGCCCGGCTCGCGACCGGCGATCTCGCGGGCGCGGCGGCCGCGTGGCCGCAGGCCGGGCGCGCGCTGCTGCGGCACAGCTACCTGCAGGCGTTCGACCATCTGCTGATCGGGCTGGCGGTCGTCACCGTGCTGTGTGCGGTGGTGGTGTTCGTGTTTCTGGGTGGGCGGCGTGGCGTGGAGTCCGGCGAGGCACGCGCGCGGCGAGCCTGACCGACGGGCCGCTGCTCGCGAGCCGGCGCGTCGTGCCGGCACCGGCGGCGGCGCGTCGCTCGGCACGTTGCGTGAGGAAGCCTTGCGATACAAGCGAGGCTGATGCGCCATTTGCCGCACGCCGCTGTCCGCAATTGGCACAGTGTGGCGCGTGCGAACCGCTGAAGGTGTTCCGAATCTGCACAACCGCCGGGATGGTGGGCGCGCGGTGCGCGCGCGGGCGGGGTCGTGCACGATGGCATGCATGTTGCTGTGTAGTGAACGCGCGCAACCGGCGCCGCAATTGCACAAAGCACGATGAACAGGAGACATGTATGAACCCGTTTGACCTGAAGCAACTGGGCCTCGACGTCGAATACCCGTACCGTCAGCAATACGACAACTACATCGGCGGCAAGTGGGTTCCGCCGGTGAAAGGCGAGTATTTCGAGAACGTGTCGCCGATCAACGGCCAGCCGTTCTGCCGCATTCCGCGCTCGGGCGCCGACGACATCGAGCTGGCGCTCGACGCCGCGCATGCCGCGCGCCGCAAGTGGGGCAAGACGTCCGTGGCCGAACGCGCGAACCTGCTGCTCGCCGCCGCCGACCGGATGGAAAAGAACCTGAAGCTGCTGGCCGTGGCCGAGACCATCGACAACGGCAAGCCGCTGCGCGAGACGATGGCGGCCGACCTGCCGCTCGCGATCGACCACTTCCGCTACTTCGCGGGCTGCATCCGCGCGCAGGAAGGCGGCATCTCCGAGATCGACGACAACACCGTCGCGTACCACTTCCACGAGCCGCTCGGTGTCGTGGGCCAGATCATCCCGTGGAACTTCCCGCTGCTGATGGCCGCATGGAAGCTCGCGCCGGCGCTCGCGGCCGGCTGCTGCGTCGTGATGAAGCCGGCCGAGCAGACGCCCGCGTCGGTGCTGGTGCTGATGGAGCTGATCGGCGACCTGTTCCCGGCCGGCACGATCAACATCGTGAACGGCTTCGGCAAGGAAGCGGGCGAAGCGCTCGCGACCAGCAAGCGGATCGCGAAGATCGCGTTCACGGGCTCGACGCCGGTCGGCAAGCACATCCTGCGCGCGGCGGCCGACAGCCTGATCCCGTCGACGGTCGAACTGGGCGGCAAGAGCCCGAACATCTTCTTCGCCGACGTGCTCGACCAGGACGACGCGTTCCTCGACAAGGCGCTCGAAGGGCTCGCGATGTTCGCGCTGAACCAGGGCGAGGTGTGCACGTGCCCGTCGCGGATCCTGATCCAGGAGTCGATCTACGAGAAGTTCATCGAGAAGGCGGTCGCGCGGGTCGAGCGCATCAAGGCCGGCCACCCGCTCGACCTGCAGACGATGATCGGCGCGCAGGCGTCGCAGCAGCAGCTCGACAAGATCCTGTCGTACATCGACATCGGCCGCGGCGAAGGCGCGCAATGCCTGACGGGCGGCGAGCGCACGGCGCCGGCGGCCGAGCTCGGCACGGGCTACTACGTGAAGCCGACGATGCTGCTCGGCAACAACAAGATGCGCGTGTTCCAGGAAGAGATCTTCGGGCCGGTTGCGTCGGTGATGACGTTCAAGGACGAGCAGGAGGCGATCGAACTCGCGAACGACACGTTCTACGGGCTCGGCGCGGGTGTGTGGACGCGCAACGGCACGCGTGCGTACCGGATGGGCCGCGAGGTCGAGGCCGGCCGCGTGTGGACCAACTGCTACCACCTGTACCCCGCGCACGCGGCGTTCGGCGGCTACAAGCAGTCGGGGATCGGCCGCGAGACGCACAAGATGGCGCTGTCGAACTATCAGCAGACGAAGTGCCTGCTGGTCAGCTACCAGGCCGAGGCGCTCGGGTTCTTCTGATCGCCGCTCGTGCGGGTGCGCGCCGTTCGCGTTCGCGCACCGGCGCGCGTCAGCCCGCGCCGGCGCGTTCCGCGAGGAGCCGACTTGGCGGAACCGGTTCGGCCGATTGCGGGGCATCCGGTGTTTCACGACGGCGAGTTCGACGCGCATCGCTGCTTCGACGTCGTCGACGCGGCCGAGCATCGGCGTGCGGCATTTCATCGAGACGCAACCGTTCATGTTCGTCGGCGCCGGGTGCGGCGGCCGCGCGGCTGCACCAGCCGGGTGCGTGTCGCGCGGCATCGCGGTCAGCCCGAATTGCGCGTCCGGGCGCGCCGTCGTTGAATGACGGGCTCGAGCCGGATCGCACGCGATTCGGCACGGGACTTGCGTGACAGGCGCGGTTCCGGGCAGGTGAAGGAGAAACACGATGAGTGAACGAGTGGAGCGTGCCGCCGAGCCGACGGCCGAAGACACGCGGCGCAACGCGCAGGGCGACGATGCGCTGGCCGGGCAGGCGGTCGTCAGCGTCGCGCATGATGCCGACGAGCAGGCGCGCAACCTGATCGGCTGGCGGCAGACCTACGACCAGCTCGCGGCCGGCCGTTTCGTCGGCACGCTGACCGAGCTGCCGCTCGACACGATGAAACTGTTTCGGGAATCGACGAGCCACCTGCTGCGTCAGGCATGCGAGGTGCGCGGCGACGCGTACTGGTTCGGCATCCCGCTCGTCAGCGACGGCACCGCGCGCGTCGATGCGTGCCGCATCGGGCCTGGCGCGCTCGCGTTCCGGCCCGGCAACGTCGAATTCGAACTGGTGACGCCCGCGCAGTTCTCGATCTACGGCATCGTCGTGCGCGGCGACGTGCTGCGCCGCTATGCGGAGGAGGTCGAACACCGCGCGCTCGACGAGCGGCTGTTCACGCAGCGCGTGATGCAGGTCGGCGATGCGCGGCTCGCGCGCCTGTGCGCGCTGCTCGGCCGGCGGCTCGACGACGCGGCCGCCGCCGCGCCGCTGTCGGACCCGCTGCGCAACGACCTGCAGGCCGAGGTGCTGGCCGCGCTGTTCGACGTGTGCGCGCTGCCCGCCGACGGCGCGGCCGGCACGGCGCTGTCGCGGCGGCGCCGGATCGTCGAACAGGCGCGCGACTACGTGCTCGCGCACCGCACGCGCCCGGTCGGCGTGCCCGAACTGTGCGAGCAGTTGCACGTGAGCCGGCGCACGCTGCAGTACTGTTTCCAGGACGTGCTCGGCATGGCGCCCGCCACCTACCTGCGCACGCTGCGGCTGAACGGCGCACGGCGCGACCTGTGCGGCCGCGCGGCCGGTTCGGTGCAGGACGTTGCGGAGGCGTGGGGCTTCTGGCATCTCAGCCAGTTCGCGACCGATTACCGGCGGCTGTTCGGCAAGCGGCCGTCGGAGACGCTGCGCGAGAGCGTGACGATGGTCGCGGCGGGGTAATGGCGGGGTAGCGGCGAATGCGCGATGGCGGCGCGGGTCAGATGACCGGCCAGGCCAGCGCGTCCCAGTCGATCGCCCGGTAAGCGGCCTCGACCGCCGCGACGTCGTCCGGCGCTTCGCTGCGGTGCAGCCCGCGCAGCGCGTCCGGCACGTCGAGCGCGACCGGCACGCAATGCGGATAGTCGCGCACGCGCAGCGCCGGCCCGATCGTCGTGAAGCACGCGAGCGTCGGCACGTCGAAACCGTCGGCAAGGTGCGCGGCGGCGCTGTCCGACGCGAACAGCAGGCTGGCGCCCTTGACCCATGCGATGAATGCCGCGGTGTCGCGCGCGAATCCGCTCACGTCGACATACGCGGGATGCGCGACCGGCCCGAACCCGGCCACCGGCAATCCGTAGCGCCGGGCCAGCCGCTCGACGAAAGCGGCCCGCAACGCCGGCGGCACGCTGCGCAACGCGGTGCTCGCGTTCGGACAGAACAGCACGTACGGCCGCCGCCACGCATCGGGCAGCGCGGGGAGCGGCACGCGTGCGAGCCAGCGGTTGCGCCTGGCCGACGTGGGCAGCGCCGCCGGGTCCGCGCCGAGCGCGTCGAGGAAGAAATCGATCATCGGCAACCGCGCGAACGCGGGCCAGTACAGGTGATTGCCGACGTCGATGCACGGCGCGTCCGCCGGCAGCGCGTCGGCCGGGTACGGCAGCGCGCGCGACGGCGCGACGATGTCGGCCGCGAGCGCATACAGCGCATCGACGTAGCGCGGCGCGCGGGCAGGCCGGTACAGCGTGAAGCCCAGGCCCGGATGCGCGGCGCGCAGCGCGGCGAGTGCGGTGAGCCCGATCACCGAGTCGCCGAGCGTGACCCCCATCCCGTTGATCACGTGCACGTGCGGCGCACCGTCGTAGTCGAGCCGGAACGGTTGCGTCGCCGCGTGCAGCAGGCCCAGCGCGACGGCGGCCGGCACGTGGCCGGCGGCGCGGCCGCGGCCGTGCTCGAGGTCGTAGGGCGCGACGAGCGTGCCGTCCGGTGCGAGCAGCGTGCCCGGCCAGACGCGCGCCTCGTCGGGTGACAGGGCGGCTGCGGCCGGCACGGCGCACGCTCCCGCGTCATCCGCCGCGCGCGCGGCGGCCCTGTTCGCGGATCTGTTCGAGGGTCGCGGCCGGCGTGCTGGCGTCCTGCGGGATGCGGATCTCGATCAGTGCGGGCAGCCCGCAGGTCAGCGCGCGTTCGAGCGCGGGCGCGAAATCGGCGGTGCGCTCGACGGTCTCGCCATGCGCGCCGAACGCGCGCGCATAGGCGGCGAAATCGGGATTCGTGAGCCCCGTGCCGTGCACGCGGCCCGGGTAGTTGCGCTCCTGATGCATGCGGATCGTGCCGAAATGCCCGTTGTTGACGACGATCGCGACGATGTTCAGCCCGTACTGCATCGCGGTCGCGAGCTCATTGCCGGCCATCATGAAGCAGCCGTCTCCCGCGAGCGCGACGACGGCGCGCGACGGGTACAGCGACTTCGCGGCGAGTGCGGCCGGCAGCCCGTAGCCCATCGCGCCGCTCGTCGGCGCGAGCTGCGAGCGGAAGTGCCGGTACGCGAAGTGGCGATGCAGCCAGATCGCGTAGTTGCCGGCGCCGTTGGTCAGGATCGCGTCGTGCGGCAGGCGCTCGCGTAACTGCACCATCACGTCGCCGAGCTGGACGTCGCCGGGCATCGGCAGCGGCGCATGCCATTCGCGATACGCGCGATGCGCGTCGGCGGCGCTGCCGGCCCACGCGGGGTGCGCGGGCGGCTCGAGCGCGGCGAGCGGCGCGGCGATCTCGGGCATCCCGGACACGATCGGCAGGTCGGCCGCATACACGCGGCCGAGCTCGTCCGCGCCCTGGTGCACGTGGACCAGCGTCTGGCGTGTCTTCGGGATGTCGAGCAGCGTGTAGCCGCCGGTCGTCGCTTCGCCGAGGCGCGGCCCGACCACGAGCAGCAGGTCGGCGTCGCGGATGCGTTTCGCGAGCGCGGGGTTGATCCCGAGCCCGACGTCGCCCGCATAGTTCGGGTGCGCGTTGTCGATCGTGTCCTGGTAGCGGAACGCGCAGGCCACCGGCAACTGCCAGCGTTCGACGAAGGTGCGCAGGTTCGCGCACGCGTCGGGTGTCCAGCCGCTGCCGCCGACGATCGCGAACGGCCGTTCGGCGCGCGCGAGCCGCTCGCGCAGCTCGTCGAGCTGCGCGGCCGACGGCGCGGCCGCGATGCGTTTCGCGGCCGGCACAACGGGCTGCGGCGCGCAGGCTTCGGACAGCACGTCCTCCGGCAGCGCGAGCACGACCGGGCCGGGCCGGCCGGCGGTCGCGACGTGGAACGCATGGCTCAGGTATTCGGGAATGCGGCGCGGGTCGTCGATCTGCGCGACCCATTTCGCCATCTGGCCGAACATCCGCCGGTAGTCGATTTCCTGGAAGGCTTCGCGGTCGAGGTGCTCGCGCGCGCACTGGCCGACGAACAGGATCATCGGCGTCGAATCCTGGAACGCGGTGTGCACGCCGATCGACGCATGCGTCGCGCCGGGCCCGCGCGTGACGAACGCGATGCCGGGGCGGCCGGTCAGCTTGCCGACCGCCTCGGCCATGTTCGCGGCGGCCGCCTCGTGGCGGCAGACGACCGTCTGGATACGCGCGGTGTCGTCCGCCAGCGCATCGAGTACGGCGAGGAAACTCTCGCCCGGCACGCAGAACACGCGTTCGACGTGATTGGCGAGCAACGCATCGACGAGCAGTCGCGCGCCGGTGGTGGCGGGCTGCTCGAGATCCTTGGAATGCGACATGGGCTGCCGTCTCCCTGGGTAGCGGGACGTACAGCTTACGCCGGTTCGGGTGCGGGTGAAAAGTGACGGAACGCGGGTGGGGGAAAGATCATCGGCTGGCTGGAAGGCCAGCTTGCGCGCGCTTGGCGACCGGTGAAAAGTACTGCGACGGACGCCGAGTCGAATCCCGACCCGGATCACTGAAGCCACGCTACCAATTAACAGTAAAATGGTCGACCATTCAATAGTAAG includes:
- a CDS encoding thiamine pyrophosphate-binding protein — protein: MSHSKDLEQPATTGARLLVDALLANHVERVFCVPGESFLAVLDALADDTARIQTVVCRHEAAAANMAEAVGKLTGRPGIAFVTRGPGATHASIGVHTAFQDSTPMILFVGQCAREHLDREAFQEIDYRRMFGQMAKWVAQIDDPRRIPEYLSHAFHVATAGRPGPVVLALPEDVLSEACAPQPVVPAAKRIAAAPSAAQLDELRERLARAERPFAIVGGSGWTPDACANLRTFVERWQLPVACAFRYQDTIDNAHPNYAGDVGLGINPALAKRIRDADLLLVVGPRLGEATTGGYTLLDIPKTRQTLVHVHQGADELGRVYAADLPIVSGMPEIAAPLAALEPPAHPAWAGSAADAHRAYREWHAPLPMPGDVQLGDVMVQLRERLPHDAILTNGAGNYAIWLHRHFAYRHFRSQLAPTSGAMGYGLPAALAAKSLYPSRAVVALAGDGCFMMAGNELATAMQYGLNIVAIVVNNGHFGTIRMHQERNYPGRVHGTGLTNPDFAAYARAFGAHGETVERTADFAPALERALTCGLPALIEIRIPQDASTPAATLEQIREQGRRARGG